The proteins below are encoded in one region of Metabacillus dongyingensis:
- a CDS encoding PhnE/PtxC family ABC transporter permease yields the protein MRSDGFSIPPNAAGKRIQVKPFNKQSFIIQLTMAALAVLTVYGFISFDYKDVTLLGGLAAAFENFKIMFTEAHFVHFTFAEAVYQVLITIGLAALTTLFGAVIALFLGLFAARNLSNDKVSAVIKGAVAFIRAVPTVLWVLIFAVAAGLGSVAAVIGMTFHSVGYLIKAYSESFEEMDEGVIEALRGSGASFWHIVFQAVIPSTITYLISWTFLRFEINFGVAVAMGAAAGAGGIGFDLFMASGFYFDLREVGMITYFILTFAILLELLAIRIKSNLRAR from the coding sequence ATGAGATCAGATGGATTTTCCATACCTCCGAATGCTGCAGGAAAGCGGATTCAAGTAAAGCCCTTTAATAAACAGTCATTCATCATCCAGCTTACGATGGCTGCTCTTGCAGTTTTGACGGTTTATGGGTTTATAAGCTTTGATTATAAGGATGTTACTTTATTAGGCGGACTTGCTGCTGCTTTTGAAAATTTCAAGATAATGTTCACAGAGGCTCATTTTGTTCATTTCACTTTTGCGGAAGCGGTTTATCAGGTTTTAATTACAATCGGCCTTGCAGCTCTTACGACATTGTTTGGAGCTGTCATCGCCTTATTTCTTGGGCTGTTTGCAGCGCGGAACTTATCGAATGATAAGGTTTCAGCTGTAATCAAAGGAGCAGTTGCCTTTATTCGAGCTGTTCCTACGGTGCTCTGGGTATTAATTTTTGCTGTTGCTGCCGGACTTGGCAGCGTAGCCGCCGTAATCGGAATGACATTTCACTCTGTCGGATACTTAATTAAAGCTTACTCAGAATCCTTTGAGGAGATGGATGAAGGAGTCATTGAAGCCCTGCGGGGAAGCGGGGCAAGCTTTTGGCATATTGTGTTTCAGGCAGTCATACCTTCAACGATTACCTATTTGATTTCATGGACGTTTCTGCGATTTGAAATAAACTTTGGGGTAGCTGTTGCAATGGGTGCGGCTGCAGGTGCGGGCGGAATCGGGTTTGATTTGTTTATGGCAAGCGGATTCTATTTTGACTTGAGAGAAGTTGGAATGATCACCTATTTCATTTTAACGTTTGCTATTTTGCTCGAACTTTTAGCTATCCGGATTAAATCAAATCTGCGTGCAAGATAG
- the phnG gene encoding phosphonate C-P lyase system protein PhnG gives MKKSRLSKILIEGNPNLLKKFSAQVEETHTVKVNRSPSTGLVMMKTRDSVSRQPFYMGEVLITDCTVEVHGSQGLGVLMGEEPERAYSLAVVDAAFNAKLPIAGLWLHELEEEERNIAKLKQKEMSKLARSQVSFDTMEDYNDKS, from the coding sequence ATGAAAAAATCAAGATTATCAAAGATTTTAATAGAAGGAAATCCAAATCTGCTTAAGAAATTTTCAGCCCAAGTTGAGGAAACTCACACAGTTAAAGTGAACCGTTCACCAAGTACTGGTCTTGTCATGATGAAAACGCGTGATTCGGTTTCCAGGCAGCCATTTTATATGGGTGAAGTTCTCATTACAGACTGCACCGTTGAAGTCCATGGCTCACAAGGATTAGGTGTGCTGATGGGCGAAGAGCCTGAACGGGCATATTCGCTTGCCGTTGTTGATGCCGCCTTTAATGCAAAGCTCCCGATTGCCGGGTTATGGCTTCATGAACTTGAAGAGGAAGAAAGGAACATAGCAAAGCTAAAGCAAAAAGAAATGTCAAAACTTGCTCGTTCACAAGTAAGTTTTGACACAATGGAGGATTACAATGACAAAAGTTGA
- the phnH gene encoding phosphonate C-P lyase system protein PhnH, giving the protein MTKVEPFDAVNHTQQIYRKLLDCMARPGKVNSIEPYLVQEDYENLFSKPLLSLAYTLVDREVSFHVISDLKEKAEQYIYWQTFSRAAELHEAHYVFIGKQLSDSEIQSVMNEVKAGTLEDPHLSATILIQVNTLTDIPGDGMKLKLTGPGIQGTREVYADGMPSAWIAERKKVNSEFPLGVDMILTTSSGEIMAIPRTALIEKEEI; this is encoded by the coding sequence ATGACAAAAGTTGAGCCGTTTGATGCTGTGAACCATACACAGCAAATTTACCGCAAGCTTCTGGATTGCATGGCAAGACCGGGTAAAGTGAATTCCATTGAGCCTTATTTAGTCCAAGAAGATTATGAGAATTTATTTTCCAAGCCCCTGCTTAGTCTTGCTTATACGCTTGTCGATCGGGAAGTGAGTTTTCACGTGATATCTGATCTTAAAGAAAAGGCTGAACAATATATATATTGGCAGACTTTCAGCCGAGCTGCCGAGCTGCATGAAGCCCATTATGTTTTTATCGGGAAGCAGCTGAGTGATTCAGAGATTCAAAGTGTAATGAATGAAGTAAAAGCCGGAACTCTGGAAGATCCTCATTTAAGCGCAACGATTCTGATTCAAGTGAATACACTGACTGATATTCCTGGAGATGGCATGAAGCTAAAGTTAACTGGCCCCGGCATTCAAGGCACGAGAGAGGTATATGCAGATGGAATGCCTTCTGCCTGGATAGCCGAGAGAAAGAAAGTAAACAGTGAATTTCCGCTCGGGGTTGACATGATTCTGACAACCTCTTCTGGTGAAATCATGGCGATTCCCCGTACTGCATTAATTGAAAAGGAGGAGATCTGA